From the Saccharomonospora marina XMU15 genome, the window CCGCGCTGCTGGCCGGATACCAACTGGTTTATCGCGTCGCGGCGGCGACCGTGCTACTCGCCCTGCTGATCACGGTGACGATGCTGCGCGGCTTCCGACGCCGTACTCGGCAACCCGCCGCCGCCGCATCATGATCCGGCGGTGGCAGGCAAGTTCGACGCGGCCGCGAACAACCTCGGTCCGGCGTCGAGCGTCAGCCGCACGGAGCCTCCTTCGAAGGGATCATCGTGCGGAGCATGCCCCACCGGCCGAAGTCGCAATGGATCGCGGGAGGTATCGCCGCCGCCTGCCTGCTGTGGGGCGCCCTCGGCTGGGGCCTGCAGCTGACGACCGTGCTTGCCGGGTGCGAGGACGGGCTCGGCAATCCGGGCATCTCCGGACGGTTGACCTGGGAATACTGTGCACTGCCGGGCGAAAGGCCACTGGTCGAGCTGCCCTGGCATGCTGACCTGTGGCTGACCATGCTGCTCGTGGCGAGCCTGCTCCTCGTAATCGCCGCCATGCTGTCGCCTCGGGCATCGATCCGTGCGGGCGCGCTCGCCGCGATCGCGGTACCCGCGTCGCTGATGGCGGTGCTGTCGATGGGTGTCCGGCTGCGTCGGCGGGGGGACGGCGGGGAACTGTTCGACTACTTCGTGGGCCACAGCGGCGGCGGCGCGGCGCGGTCGGTGCCCGGCGGGTGGGAACTGAGCGCGTCGCCCTGGCAGCAGATCGCCATCCCGGACGTCGGGCTGGAAGTGCTCGGCATCGGACTCATCGGCAGTGTGGCGGTGCTGACGCTCGTGCTGCTACTGGCGAGAGACGCCCGCGGGCGCCCGGTGTGACCGAGCCCTCCCCTCGCCCCCGGCGCGATCGTTGAACAGTCGGCTCATCGGACACAATGGGAGAGTGACCGCGCCCGCCACCAAGCCCGCACTGAAGATCGGCCGCTACGCCGTCGATCCTCCCGTCGTGCTGGCGCCCATGGCAGGCATCACCAACATCGCGTTTCGCAGGCTGTGCCGCGAGTACGGTGCCGGCCTCTACGTCTGCGAGATGATCACCGCGCGAGCCGTCGTGGAACGCCACCCCGGCACGATGCACATGATGAGCTTCGACAAGGGTGAATACCCGCGATCGATGCAGCTCTACGGCGTCGACCCGGCCACGATGGCCGAAGCCGTCAAGATCATCGTCGGCGAGGGGCTCGCCGACCACATCGACGCCAACTTCGGCTGCCCCGTCGCGAAGGTGACGCGCAAGGGCGGCGGCGCGGCACTGCCGTACAAGCGCAAGCTGTTCTCCCGTATCGTCGCCGCCTCGGCGAAGGCAGCCGACGAGGCGGGGGTGCCGTTCACAGTCAAGTTCCGTGTCGGCATCGACGACGAGCACCACACCTACCTCGACGCCGGGCGCATCGCGGAGGCGGAAGGCGCGGCCGCGGTGGCGCTGCACGCCCGCACCGCCGCGCAGCGCTATTCCGGTAACGCCGACTGGTCCCACATCGCCCGCCTGAAGGAGGCAGTCCAGACCATCCCGGTGCTGGGCAACGGCGACATCTTCAGCGCCGACGACGCGCTGCGGATGGTCGACGAAACCGGCTGCGACGGCGTCGTCGTCGGCAGGGGCTGCCTCGGCAGGCCATGGCTGTTCGGCGAACTCGAGGCCGCCTTCAGCGGCAGGCCCGTTCCGGAAGGGCCCACACTGGGCGAGGTGGCGCGGGTGCTGCGCAGGCATGCGGAGCTGCTCGTGCAGCACGACGGGCACAGCAAGGCCATGCGCGACCTGCGCAAGCACATGGCCTGGTACTTCATGGGCTTCCCGGTCGGCTCCGAGTTGCGCAGGCGGTTCGCCATGGTGTCCTCGCTGCACGAACTGGACGAGCTGATCGCCCAACTCGACAGTGACGTCCCGTTCCCCACCGACGCGCTGGGCCCACGAGGCAGGCAAGGGTCGCCGGGGAAGGTGACGTTGCCGCACGGCTGGCTCGCCGACCCCGACGACCCCCGCGTGCCGGAGGGCGCCGACCTGATGCACTCAGGTGGCTAGCCGAAACGCCAGCTCGGTCTCCCACTTGTCGCGGTCGGGCTCAACGCGCGGGTCGGTCTTGAACCACTCGAGGCGACACCCCCAGCGCTCGCCTCGCTCGGTGCGTTCCATGTCCCACTCCAGGCGCCGCTCCGCTGCCCAGCCCAGCAGCGCTTCGATGGTCCCGAACAGCCTGTCCGGATGACCGACATGGGTGATGGTCGCGTACCTGCCCGCGGGCAACACGCCGCCGCGCACCCCGTCGCCGCCTTCGACCGCTGCCCGCACCGGCACACCGGCTTCCACCTCGAGTTCCCGTTCGACATCGATGAGGTAGTAGCGGAAGAACGGCGGGCCCGCGGGTGCGATGCCGCGTTCGCCGAGCCAGGCGAAGATCTCCGGGATGCGGTCGGCGACCCGCGCGAACGAGGTCATCGTGATCGTCGCCCGCACACCGACGTACGGCTGCTCGGCACGGTCACGCACCGTGGGTTCGACACTCATACCGACACTCATACTCAGCCTCCTGTCGTATCGGATGTGCCCGTGGAGAACGGCACACCACTGATACGAGCCTGCGCCCGGAAACTCATCGGCAAGCCGAACAACTCGAACAGCCGGGCGCCCAGATACGTGGTGGTCGCGCCGATGAGGTCGCCGACAACGTCCACGACGACCAGCGCGAACGGTTCGCCGTCGCGGTACTGGGCGAAGGCGGGAGCACCGTTGGCCACGGTGGGGAGCAACCGTGCGCCCTCGCACGGCTTGTCGGCTTCCGCGGCCAGCAACACCTGGCGGATGTGCTGCCTTCCCCGCAACCACCAGGTGAACGGCGGCATCGACATCGTCGCGTCCTCGTGCAGCAGCGCCGTCAGTGCCGCCACGTCGTAGTTCTCGAACGCCTCGAGGTAGCGAGCGAGCAACTGGCGTTCCTCGGTGGCCGCGGGCTCACGAAGCGGGCGGGCTTGCCGACTCGCCATCGTCGAACGCGCCCGCTGCAGTGCGCTGTTGACCGCGGCGACGGTGCAGCCGAGCAGGCCCGACACCTCCTCGGCATGCCAGCGCAGCACGTCTCGCAGGATGAGGACCGCGCGCTGCCGAGGCGGCAGGTGCTGCAGTGCGGCCACGAACGCCAGCCGAACGCTCGCCCGCAGCGCCGCCAGTTCGGCGGGGTCGCCGTGAGCAGGCAGTACGTGGGCGTCCGGAACCGGCTGAACCCACCTGTGTTCCGGCAGCGGCTGCCCCAGCCGCGCTCCGGGCTCGGCCGCAGGGCCGAGATCCATCGCGAGTGCCCGGCGTCGTGCACCGCGGAGCATGTCGAGGCACACGTTGGTGGCGATGGCGTAGAGCCAGGTACGGAGGCTGCCTCGATCACTGTCGAAACCGTCCCGGTTGCGCCACGCGCGCAGCATCGTCTCCTGCACCGCGTCCTCGGCTTCGAACCCGCAGCCCAGCATCCGGTAGCAGTAGCCGCGCAACTCGACCCGATACGTCTCGGCCTGTTCGAGGCCGCCACCGGTCCCCATGAACCGCAATGATGCACCGGTTTCCACACCCGACCGCCAGTCGAGAGTCAGGCGTCGCAGTGCGTGCCGTTAACCACACTTTCCGTGCCCGTCTCGTTGGTCCATGCCCGTGATGGGTAGGCTGCGGCACCACTCAGGTGTCCCTGAGCAGGTGTCGGAACAACTCTGCGTAAAAAAGTGTCGCCGCGATATCGTCACGAACGGCGTATATCCGTACGATAACGAACGCTGCCCACGCAGCGATCAAGTAGCAGATGGCGCGCCGAGTGGCGTGACCGGCGAGTGTGAAGGGAGAGTGCGTGTCCGACGACCACGACGCTCCCGGTATCACTCCCCAGGCAGCGAAATGGCGGGCACAGGCCCAGCTCAATCGCAAGAACGCCGAGCGAAGGCGCAGGCGCTCGCTCGACACACAGGGTGGAATCAGCGTCTCCGAGGTTGTGGCCAGACACACCGGCCAACGGCCTCGTTTCCAGACCGCCGAGCGTCCGGCACCGCCCAGACAGCAGGGCAGACCGCCTGAACCCAAGGCGGCGGAGGCGCAGGCGGCACCACCGGCGCGGCCCCGTCGCCAGGCCCCTTCGCGGCCGAGGGAGGATCCCCCGCCTCCACCGGTGGCGCCGAGCCGAGAACCCATGGGTTCGGGACCGTTCCCCCGACAGTCCCCACGCCCGCAGGCCACGCCACCACCGCCGAGAAGGCAACCCCCGCCCCGCCCCGAAGCTCCCCGACCCGAACAATTTCGTGCGGAACCACAACGGCTGGAACCGGCACGACCGGAGCCACCACGTCCGCAACAGGCCCCCCAACAGGCACAGCCGCCACACCGTGTCGAACCGCTGCGGCCGGAACCACCACGGATGGAGCCACCGCTCGTCGAGCGGTCACGGCCTGAGTTCGCGAGGGTGGAGCCACCGCCGCGCGTCGAGCAACACAGGTCGCTGCCCAGGCCAGGGCAGCCGCCGGTGGAGCCACCGCGCCGACCACCCNNNNNNNNNNNNNNNNNNNNNNNNNNNNNNNNNNNNNNNNNNNNNNNNNNNNNNNNNNNNNNNNNNNNNNNNNNNNNNNNNNNNNNNNNNNNNNNNNNNNCGCCGACGGCGCAGGTTGCGGCGCTGCTCGACGACGGCGACGAGCGGCTGACCAACACGCCGCCGCCTCCCCCGAAGCGACCCGGGCAAGCACCGCCGGCGCCTCCCCGGCCACCCCGGCAGGCACCCCCGCCCCCGCCGGAGCGGTCGCTGGAAGACCGGCTGACGATGACCGACCAACTCGAGCCCGTCGACGACGCGACCAAGTACCGGCGCAAGATCGACGATTCGCTCGCCCGGTTCTCCGCGGCACACGACGAGTTGGAGGCCGAGGAGCAGGAACGCCGCAGGCGTCGCAGCCGGCTGGCGGCACGGCTGGAGCAGACAAGGACGAAGCTGCAGCGCGTGGTGTCCACCGCACGGGGTTCCGGCACGCCACGGCGTGACGGTGACCCCGACGACGCCGAGGAGGATGCTCAAGGGGCCGGTGAGCCGGACCAGGAGCACAGCGAGTCAGCCGACGAGGACGACAGGGCCGAGCGACGGGCGGGCGTCGCGACGCGGATCAAGCTCGGGCGGCTCGACCGCGTGCTGGCAGGCCGGGCCACGTGTGTCGTCATCGCGGTGCTCGTCTTCCTCGCCACCGGAGTCGCCTGGGGCGCCAAGACCTGGTTCAACTCCAAGTTCAACGAGATCGCGGCGCTCGACGAGAACTCCGCCGACATCCGCAACGCCTCGGCCCAGCTCGGCGACGAGAACTTCCTCATCGTCGGCTCCGACACGCGTGAGGGCGCGGCAGCCGAGGAGAACGTCGGGGACGCCGACGGCATCCCCGGCGCCCGCTCCGACACGGTGATGCTCGCGC encodes:
- the dusB gene encoding tRNA dihydrouridine synthase DusB translates to MTAPATKPALKIGRYAVDPPVVLAPMAGITNIAFRRLCREYGAGLYVCEMITARAVVERHPGTMHMMSFDKGEYPRSMQLYGVDPATMAEAVKIIVGEGLADHIDANFGCPVAKVTRKGGGAALPYKRKLFSRIVAASAKAADEAGVPFTVKFRVGIDDEHHTYLDAGRIAEAEGAAAVALHARTAAQRYSGNADWSHIARLKEAVQTIPVLGNGDIFSADDALRMVDETGCDGVVVGRGCLGRPWLFGELEAAFSGRPVPEGPTLGEVARVLRRHAELLVQHDGHSKAMRDLRKHMAWYFMGFPVGSELRRRFAMVSSLHELDELIAQLDSDVPFPTDALGPRGRQGSPGKVTLPHGWLADPDDPRVPEGADLMHSGG
- a CDS encoding GyrI-like domain-containing protein — encoded protein: MSVGMSVEPTVRDRAEQPYVGVRATITMTSFARVADRIPEIFAWLGERGIAPAGPPFFRYYLIDVERELEVEAGVPVRAAVEGGDGVRGGVLPAGRYATITHVGHPDRLFGTIEALLGWAAERRLEWDMERTERGERWGCRLEWFKTDPRVEPDRDKWETELAFRLAT
- a CDS encoding sigma-70 family RNA polymerase sigma factor, which translates into the protein MGTGGGLEQAETYRVELRGYCYRMLGCGFEAEDAVQETMLRAWRNRDGFDSDRGSLRTWLYAIATNVCLDMLRGARRRALAMDLGPAAEPGARLGQPLPEHRWVQPVPDAHVLPAHGDPAELAALRASVRLAFVAALQHLPPRQRAVLILRDVLRWHAEEVSGLLGCTVAAVNSALQRARSTMASRQARPLREPAATEERQLLARYLEAFENYDVAALTALLHEDATMSMPPFTWWLRGRQHIRQVLLAAEADKPCEGARLLPTVANGAPAFAQYRDGEPFALVVVDVVGDLIGATTTYLGARLFELFGLPMSFRAQARISGVPFSTGTSDTTGG
- a CDS encoding LCP family protein gives rise to the protein PTAQVAALLDDGDERLTNTPPPPPKRPGQAPPAPPRPPRQAPPPPPERSLEDRLTMTDQLEPVDDATKYRRKIDDSLARFSAAHDELEAEEQERRRRRSRLAARLEQTRTKLQRVVSTARGSGTPRRDGDPDDAEEDAQGAGEPDQEHSESADEDDRAERRAGVATRIKLGRLDRVLAGRATCVVIAVLVFLATGVAWGAKTWFNSKFNEIAALDENSADIRNASAQLGDENFLIVGSDTREGAAAEENVGDADGIPGARSDTVMLAHVPKDRRRAVVISFPRDLEVSRPACERWDSATGEYGEVIEAAERVKLNSAFTVGGPRCVTKLIQQLSGMKINHFVGIDFHGFKGMVDAVGGVTVHLDEPMRDQELGLIVAETGDVVLRGDQALNFVRARKVYGDPTFSDYGRMQRQQQFMSSLLKATLSRNVLLDMGRLSDFVNAFAASTFGENIGVDELLTLAQSMRGLDAGSVQFLTVPTVGEANDRGNEVMLQRESRELFRALIENTPLPGEEAERGTSGPEQATPASGTPQAAPM